The Acetobacter oryzoeni genome includes a region encoding these proteins:
- the arsH gene encoding arsenical resistance protein ArsH encodes MTEPDLPALHPEYLERVDLARLEPQPRVDHPPRILLLYGSLRPRSFSRLLVLEAERILKVLGAETRVFDPTGLPVADSVPASHSKVRELRELSIWSEGQVWCSPERHGNMTAVFKNQIDWLPLTEGSIRPTQGRTLAVMQVSGGSQSFNSVNALRVLGRWMRMFTIPNQSSVPMAYTQFGDDDRMKPSPLYDRMVDVMEELMKFTSLLRDRADYLVDRYSERKTEFRLPESL; translated from the coding sequence ATGACCGAACCTGACTTGCCGGCCCTCCACCCCGAATATCTTGAACGGGTCGATCTCGCGCGGCTGGAACCGCAACCGCGTGTGGACCATCCGCCGCGTATCCTGCTGCTCTATGGCTCTTTGCGTCCCCGATCCTTCAGCCGGTTGCTGGTGCTTGAGGCAGAACGCATCCTGAAGGTACTGGGGGCCGAGACACGGGTGTTCGACCCGACCGGCCTGCCGGTAGCGGATTCCGTGCCCGCAAGTCATTCGAAGGTGCGGGAACTGCGGGAACTCTCGATCTGGTCTGAAGGCCAGGTCTGGTGCAGCCCTGAACGGCACGGCAACATGACGGCAGTATTCAAAAACCAGATCGACTGGCTGCCTCTGACCGAAGGCTCGATCCGCCCGACGCAGGGCCGCACGCTGGCGGTCATGCAGGTTTCGGGTGGGTCGCAGAGCTTCAATTCCGTCAATGCCCTGCGGGTGCTGGGGCGGTGGATGCGGATGTTCACCATCCCCAACCAGTCCAGCGTACCAATGGCCTATACGCAGTTCGGTGACGATGACCGCATGAAGCCGTCCCCCCTCTATGACCGGATGGTGGATGTCATGGAGGAACTGATGAAGTTCACATCGCTGTTGCGCGACCGGGCCGACTACCTTGTGGACCGCTATAGCGAACGGAAGACGGAATTCCGTCTCCCGGAAAGCCTGTGA
- a CDS encoding arsenic transporter, whose protein sequence is MLALLIFVVTLVFVIWQPRGLGIGWSAMAGAAVALATGVIHWHDIPVVWHIVWDATFTFIALIVISLLLDEAGFFHWAALHVVRWGKGRGRTLFPLIVVLGAAIAAVFANDGAALLLTPIVIAILTQLRLSPAAALAFIVATGFVADTTSLPLVISNLVNIVSANFFGIAFDRYAAIMVPVDLVALGATLAVLWLWYRRQVPATYPVAELPAPATAIRDPHVFRAAFPLLALVLAAYFLTAPFHIPVCVVACLAAGTLLLVAGYGRVIAVRKVLRGAPWQIVIFSLGMYLVVYGLRNAGLTNYLATALVWLGHQGTFTATIGTGFLAAVLSSIMNNMPSVLVGALAIQQAHDITPLTRDLMIYANVIGCDLGPKFTPIGSLATLLWLHVLASRNHRVTWGQYMKVGLAITPPVLLVTLAALSLWLPWISHS, encoded by the coding sequence ATGCTGGCTCTTCTGATTTTCGTTGTCACGCTCGTTTTTGTCATCTGGCAGCCTCGGGGGCTGGGTATCGGTTGGAGCGCAATGGCAGGTGCCGCCGTGGCTCTGGCAACTGGTGTGATCCACTGGCACGACATCCCCGTCGTCTGGCACATCGTCTGGGACGCGACCTTCACCTTTATCGCGCTGATCGTCATCTCGCTGTTGCTGGATGAGGCCGGGTTCTTCCATTGGGCCGCCCTGCACGTCGTGCGCTGGGGCAAAGGGCGAGGCCGGACGCTATTCCCGCTGATCGTGGTGCTGGGAGCGGCCATTGCAGCGGTTTTCGCCAATGACGGCGCGGCCCTGCTGCTCACGCCCATTGTCATCGCCATCCTCACTCAACTCCGCCTCAGTCCTGCTGCGGCCCTGGCCTTTATTGTCGCCACGGGCTTCGTCGCCGATACCACCAGCCTGCCGCTGGTGATTTCCAATCTGGTGAACATTGTCAGCGCGAATTTCTTCGGCATTGCGTTCGATCGCTATGCCGCGATCATGGTCCCTGTCGATCTGGTAGCCCTTGGTGCAACGCTTGCCGTCCTGTGGCTGTGGTATCGACGGCAGGTGCCTGCGACCTATCCCGTCGCCGAACTGCCCGCACCTGCCACGGCCATTCGTGACCCTCATGTATTCCGGGCGGCATTTCCGCTACTGGCCCTCGTTCTGGCGGCCTATTTCCTGACAGCGCCGTTTCATATCCCGGTCTGTGTCGTAGCCTGCCTGGCCGCCGGAACCCTGTTACTCGTCGCCGGGTATGGCCGGGTGATCGCTGTTCGCAAGGTGCTGCGGGGCGCCCCGTGGCAGATCGTGATCTTCTCCCTGGGCATGTATCTGGTGGTGTATGGACTGCGCAATGCCGGGCTGACCAACTATCTTGCGACCGCACTGGTCTGGCTCGGTCATCAAGGGACGTTCACGGCCACCATCGGCACCGGCTTTCTGGCGGCTGTTCTGTCGTCCATCATGAACAATATGCCGAGTGTGCTGGTCGGGGCGCTGGCGATCCAGCAGGCTCACGACATCACGCCGCTGACACGCGACCTGATGATCTATGCCAACGTCATCGGCTGCGACCTCGGACCAAAATTCACGCCGATTGGTAGTCTCGCAACACTGCTGTGGCTGCATGTGCTGGCATCCAGGAACCATCGGGTCACATGGGGGCAGTATATGAAAGTTGGACTGGCGATCACCCCGCCCGTCCTGCTGGTCACACTCGCGGCGCTGTCCCTGTGGTTGCCCTGGATCAGCCACTCGTAA
- the arsC gene encoding arsenate reductase (glutaredoxin) (This arsenate reductase requires both glutathione and glutaredoxin to convert arsenate to arsenite, after which the efflux transporter formed by ArsA and ArsB can extrude the arsenite from the cell, providing resistance.): protein MTITIYHNPACGTSRNVLALIRNSGEEPRIIEYLKTPPSREELVSLIARMGVPVRSVLREKGTPFHELGLDNPALSDDALIDAMIAHPILMNRPIVVTPLGAALCRPSEAVLDILPNPQRGAFVKEDGEKIVDESGKRIS, encoded by the coding sequence ATGACCATCACGATCTACCACAACCCAGCCTGCGGCACGTCGCGCAACGTGCTGGCACTGATCCGCAACAGCGGCGAGGAACCTCGCATTATTGAGTATCTGAAAACGCCTCCCAGTCGTGAGGAACTGGTCAGTCTGATTGCCCGTATGGGCGTTCCGGTGCGCTCGGTCCTGCGGGAAAAGGGCACGCCCTTTCACGAACTCGGCCTCGATAATCCGGCCCTGAGCGATGACGCGCTGATCGATGCCATGATCGCACACCCAATCTTGATGAACCGGCCGATCGTCGTCACCCCGCTGGGTGCGGCACTCTGTCGTCCGTCCGAGGCGGTTCTGGACATCCTGCCCAACCCGCAGCGGGGTGCTTTCGTCAAAGAGGATGGCGAGAAGATCGTCGATGAATCCGGTAAGCGGATCTCCTGA
- a CDS encoding ArsR/SmtB family transcription factor produces the protein MDTESALAALSALSQSTRLEIFRLLVRHEPDGLPAGDVARHLDVPQNTISAHLATLARAGLLTSQRHSRLIVYRACLPSLRDLMLFLVRDCCAGSPELCAPLIATLSSCCPSRESCS, from the coding sequence ATGGATACAGAATCCGCCCTCGCTGCCCTGAGCGCCCTGTCGCAGTCCACACGGCTGGAGATCTTCCGCCTGCTGGTGCGCCACGAACCGGACGGCCTGCCCGCCGGAGACGTCGCGCGGCACCTCGATGTCCCGCAAAACACGATCTCGGCCCATCTCGCCACCCTGGCCCGTGCCGGTCTGCTGACCTCGCAACGCCATAGCCGGCTGATCGTCTATCGCGCCTGTCTTCCGAGCCTGCGGGACCTGATGCTTTTCCTCGTCAGGGACTGCTGTGCGGGCAGCCCCGAGCTCTGCGCGCCCCTGATCGCGACCCTGTCCTCCTGCTGCCCATCCCGGGAATCCTGCTCATGA
- a CDS encoding recombinase family protein, with protein sequence MLIGYARVSKADGSQSLDLQHDALRAAGIEPGNIYDDRASGSRDDRPGLAACLKSLRDGDVLVVWKLDRLGRSLAHLVNTVKDLSDRRIGLRVLTGKGAQIDTTTASGRMVFGIFATLAEFERDLIRERTMAGLAAARARGRKGGRKFALTKAQVRLAQAAMAQRDTSVSDLCKELGIERVTLYRYVGPKGELRDYGKRVLSLA encoded by the coding sequence ATGCTGATCGGATATGCCCGCGTCTCCAAAGCCGATGGTTCCCAATCCCTCGACCTCCAGCACGACGCCCTGCGTGCCGCCGGTATCGAGCCAGGTAATATTTATGATGATCGTGCATCCGGTAGCCGCGATGATCGGCCCGGCTTAGCTGCATGCCTCAAATCCTTGCGCGACGGCGATGTGCTGGTGGTCTGGAAACTCGATCGCCTCGGGCGCTCGCTCGCCCACCTGGTCAACACCGTGAAGGATCTGTCAGACCGCAGGATCGGCCTGCGTGTGCTGACCGGAAAAGGCGCTCAGATCGACACCACGACCGCATCCGGCCGCATGGTGTTCGGTATCTTTGCCACTCTGGCCGAGTTCGAGCGGGATCTGATCCGCGAGCGCACCATGGCTGGCCTTGCCGCAGCCAGAGCGCGCGGACGAAAGGGAGGGCGAAAATTCGCCCTGACCAAAGCACAGGTGCGTCTCGCCCAGGCCGCCATGGCGCAGCGCGACACGTCTGTTTCCGATCTGTGCAAGGAACTCGGGATCGAGCGCGTCACTCTATACAGATATGTCGGACCGAAGGGCGAGCTCAGGGATTATGGGAAGCGCGTTCTCAGCTTAGCGTAG
- a CDS encoding Tn3 family transposase, whose protein sequence is MPRRVTLTDRQREALFHLPVDQGDLLRHYTLSDEDLGHIRQRRRAHNRFGFALQLCVLRYPGRVLTPGELIPAQVSDFIAAQLGLSRDDLLLYAAREETRHEHLADLRRIYGYRSFSGRGARDLRDWIAREAEAATSNEDLARRFVAECRRTRTILPGFSTIERLCADALVKAERRIEDRIAHRITPALSENLAHLLENTVDGRITRFVWLRQFEVGANSAAANRLMDRLEYLHKFDLPADLLDGVPAHRVTRLRRQGERYYADGMRDLPEGRRLAILAVCTMEWRSSLADVIVETHDRIVGRLYRVSERLCSTKIADEKAAVRDTLKSFAEIGGALLGAQDDGASLDGIITTGPGWERFRTLVATASALTNVLAADPLSRVLDGYHRFRLYAPRMLRLLDMQAAPIAKPLLTAIALLQSGIKSDPPMDFLRPNSKWHRHLRAAPAGDYRLWEIAVLFHIRDAFRSGDIWLAKSRRYGDLKQILVPPQAIEQTARFAVPLQPGEWLAERRARLDTQLKALGRAARTGTIPGGIIENGKLHIDKLKADTPEGTEDLVLDLYQQLPSTRITDLLLEVDERTGFSEAFTHLRTGVPCRDHIGLMNVLLAEGVNLGLRKMAAATNTHSFWELLRIARWHVEGSAYDRALAMIVEAHAALPMSAFWGQGKSASSDGQFFLATEQGEAMNLINAKYGNVPGLKGYSHVSDQYAPFATQVIPATVSEAPYILDGLLMNDAGRRVRQHFADTGGFTDHVFAASSLLGYRFAPRIRDLSQKRLYAFTPNATPANVRALVGGKINEPLIERNWPDILRVTATIAAGIVAPSQILRKLASYPRQNELALALREIGRIERTLFMIDWILDAGLQRQAQIGLNKGEAHHALKRAISFHRRGEIRDRSGEGQHYRIAGMNLLAAIIIFWNTMKLGEVVDRRAVDGIIIPPDLLAHVSPLGWEHINLTGEYRWPKSLA, encoded by the coding sequence ATGCCGCGTCGCGTGACCCTGACCGATCGACAGCGCGAGGCGCTGTTTCACTTACCGGTCGATCAAGGTGATCTGCTGCGGCACTATACCCTTAGCGATGAGGATCTCGGGCATATCCGCCAGCGCCGGCGCGCCCACAACCGTTTCGGCTTCGCGCTGCAACTGTGCGTCCTGCGCTACCCGGGCCGGGTACTCACCCCTGGCGAGCTGATCCCGGCACAGGTATCGGATTTCATCGCGGCCCAGCTCGGGCTGAGCCGTGACGATCTACTCCTCTATGCCGCGCGCGAGGAGACCCGGCATGAGCATCTGGCGGACCTACGCCGGATCTACGGCTATCGCTCCTTTTCGGGGCGGGGCGCACGGGATTTGCGCGATTGGATCGCTCGGGAAGCCGAGGCGGCGACATCGAATGAGGATCTTGCCCGTCGCTTCGTTGCAGAGTGTCGCCGCACCCGCACAATCCTTCCCGGTTTCTCAACGATTGAGCGCCTTTGTGCCGATGCACTGGTCAAGGCCGAACGCAGGATCGAAGATCGTATCGCCCATCGCATAACACCAGCCCTGAGCGAGAATTTGGCTCATCTGTTAGAGAATACGGTGGATGGTCGCATCACCCGCTTCGTATGGCTGCGACAGTTCGAAGTTGGCGCAAATTCGGCGGCGGCCAATCGGCTGATGGATCGACTGGAATATCTCCACAAGTTCGATCTTCCGGCAGATTTGCTGGACGGCGTTCCCGCGCATCGTGTGACCCGCCTTCGCCGGCAGGGCGAGCGCTATTACGCCGACGGCATGCGCGATCTGCCCGAAGGCAGGCGGCTTGCAATCCTCGCTGTCTGCACCATGGAATGGCGGTCATCTCTGGCTGATGTCATCGTGGAGACCCACGATCGCATCGTAGGCCGTCTCTATCGGGTCTCCGAACGCCTTTGCAGCACCAAGATCGCCGACGAAAAGGCGGCCGTTCGGGACACGCTGAAGTCTTTTGCTGAAATCGGTGGTGCTTTGCTTGGAGCGCAGGACGATGGCGCATCCCTGGACGGGATAATCACCACCGGTCCAGGCTGGGAACGGTTCAGAACCCTTGTCGCCACGGCCTCTGCGTTGACCAATGTGCTCGCTGCCGACCCGCTCAGCCGTGTGCTGGACGGCTATCATCGCTTCCGCCTCTATGCGCCCAGGATGCTGCGCCTGCTCGACATGCAGGCGGCGCCGATTGCCAAGCCTCTTCTGACGGCTATCGCGCTGCTACAGAGCGGGATCAAATCCGATCCTCCTATGGATTTTCTACGTCCCAACTCCAAATGGCATCGCCATCTTCGCGCTGCGCCCGCCGGCGACTACCGACTTTGGGAAATCGCGGTGCTGTTCCATATCCGCGACGCTTTCCGGTCCGGCGATATATGGCTGGCAAAATCGCGCCGCTATGGCGACCTCAAGCAGATCCTGGTCCCGCCACAGGCGATAGAGCAGACCGCGCGGTTCGCTGTGCCGCTGCAACCCGGCGAATGGCTTGCCGAGCGCAGGGCTCGACTGGATACACAACTGAAGGCGCTTGGCCGCGCGGCGCGAACCGGTACGATCCCAGGCGGCATCATCGAGAACGGCAAGCTGCACATCGACAAGCTGAAGGCTGACACACCCGAAGGCACTGAGGATCTCGTACTCGATCTCTATCAACAGCTCCCGTCCACGAGGATCACCGATTTGTTGCTGGAAGTCGATGAGCGAACCGGATTCTCCGAGGCTTTCACGCATCTGCGCACTGGCGTGCCTTGCCGCGACCATATCGGCCTGATGAACGTGTTGTTGGCGGAAGGCGTCAATCTTGGTCTACGCAAGATGGCAGCGGCGACCAATACGCACAGCTTCTGGGAATTGCTGCGGATCGCACGCTGGCATGTCGAAGGCAGCGCCTATGATCGGGCGCTCGCCATGATCGTGGAAGCCCATGCCGCTCTGCCTATGTCCGCCTTCTGGGGACAAGGGAAATCCGCATCCAGCGACGGGCAGTTCTTCCTTGCTACCGAGCAGGGCGAAGCGATGAATCTGATCAACGCGAAATATGGCAACGTCCCAGGCCTCAAGGGATACAGCCATGTGTCCGATCAATATGCACCCTTCGCTACCCAGGTCATCCCAGCAACGGTCAGCGAGGCACCTTATATACTCGATGGGCTGCTCATGAATGACGCAGGCCGCCGCGTCCGCCAGCATTTTGCCGACACGGGTGGCTTTACCGATCATGTGTTCGCCGCCAGCTCCTTGCTCGGCTACAGGTTCGCACCGCGTATCCGAGATCTCTCTCAGAAAAGACTCTATGCCTTCACGCCCAACGCGACGCCCGCCAATGTGCGAGCGCTGGTTGGCGGCAAAATCAATGAACCGCTCATCGAGCGCAACTGGCCCGACATCCTGCGCGTCACGGCAACGATCGCAGCGGGCATCGTCGCCCCCAGCCAGATTCTTCGCAAGCTCGCTTCCTACCCGCGCCAGAATGAGCTGGCCCTCGCATTGCGGGAGATCGGTCGCATCGAGCGCACCCTGTTCATGATCGACTGGATTCTCGACGCCGGTCTCCAGCGCCAGGCTCAGATCGGTCTCAACAAGGGCGAGGCCCATCATGCCCTCAAGCGCGCCATCAGCTTCCATCGTCGAGGTGAGATACGCGACCGCTCAGGCGAAGGGCAGCACTATCGTATTGCCGGCATGAACCTGCTCGCCGCCATCATCATCTTCTGGAACACCATGAAACTCGGGGAGGTCGTGGACAGACGCGCCGTGGACGGCATCATCATCCCGCCTGATCTCCTCGCCCATGTCTCACCGCTGGGATGGGAACACATCAACCTCACCGGCGAATATCGCTGGCCTAAATCCTTAGCGTAG